In Neorhizobium sp. NCHU2750, a single genomic region encodes these proteins:
- a CDS encoding ABC transporter substrate-binding protein yields MTKLLSTFTALVALGLAGTASAADLVLYTSQPNEDAQQTVDGFKAANPGLDVQWVRDGTPQIMAKLNAELQAGNPVADVLLIADTVTLERMKEAKQLMAYKSPEAANYDKAFYDADGYYYSTKLITTGIMYNTQAAMKPTSWEDLTKPEAKGLVTMPSPVASGAALIHAQTLAAVPGLGWDYYKKLKDNGAIAAGGNGGVLKSVATGEKAYGVVVDYMPIREKAKGAPVEFVFPKEGVSAVTEPVAIIAGTKHAEAAKRFIDYVLSEKGQEGFLKLGYIPARNGMPVPAGFPARDTIKVLPIDPASALKNSEADVKTFTSIFGGKG; encoded by the coding sequence ATGACAAAGCTTCTGTCCACCTTTACGGCGCTTGTTGCGCTCGGTCTCGCCGGCACCGCTTCGGCTGCCGATCTGGTTCTCTATACCAGCCAGCCGAACGAAGACGCGCAGCAGACCGTCGATGGTTTCAAGGCCGCCAATCCCGGCCTCGACGTGCAGTGGGTTCGCGACGGAACTCCACAGATCATGGCGAAGCTGAATGCGGAACTGCAGGCCGGAAACCCGGTTGCCGATGTTCTCTTGATCGCCGACACGGTGACGCTGGAGCGGATGAAGGAAGCCAAGCAGCTGATGGCCTACAAGTCGCCGGAAGCCGCCAATTACGACAAGGCATTCTATGATGCCGACGGCTACTATTATTCGACGAAGCTGATCACCACCGGCATCATGTACAATACCCAGGCGGCCATGAAGCCGACCAGCTGGGAAGATCTCACCAAGCCGGAAGCCAAGGGCCTCGTCACCATGCCGAGCCCGGTGGCCTCGGGTGCGGCTCTCATCCACGCGCAGACGCTTGCTGCCGTGCCGGGCCTCGGCTGGGACTACTACAAGAAGCTCAAGGACAATGGCGCAATCGCTGCCGGCGGCAATGGCGGCGTGCTGAAGTCGGTCGCCACCGGCGAAAAGGCCTATGGCGTCGTCGTCGACTACATGCCGATCCGCGAAAAGGCCAAGGGCGCACCCGTCGAGTTCGTCTTCCCGAAGGAAGGCGTATCGGCCGTGACCGAGCCGGTCGCGATCATTGCCGGCACCAAGCATGCCGAAGCCGCCAAGAGGTTCATCGACTACGTCCTGTCGGAAAAGGGCCAGGAAGGGTTCTTGAAGCTCGGCTATATCCCAGCCCGCAACGGCATGCCGGTTCCGGCCGGTTTCCCGGCCCGCGACACGATCAAGGTTCTGCCGATCGACCCGGCGTCCGCGCTGAAGAATTCCGAGGCCGATGTGAAGACATTCACCTCGATCTTCGGCGGCAAGGGCTGA
- a CDS encoding PLP-dependent aminotransferase family protein: protein MLDWEHIFASRSSRMKASEIRELLKLLEQPDIISFAGGIPDPALFPSEAFQKAYADIFSSAQVNSALQYSVSEGYKPLRDWIVADVAKIGIDCTADNVFITSGSQQALDYLGKLFLSPKDTALVTWPTYLGALSAFNAYEPSYDQLSLNGNRTPDAYRETAAKAGGSVKFAYLSADFSNPTGETIDLEGRRKLLALADELDIAILEDAAYQNLRFDGEPVSPILSLDIARKGGIENTRTIYSGSFSKTLAPGLRVGFVIAAMPVIRKLVLMKQAADLHSSTINQIAVEHVAVRGFDEQVAKIKRVYSGRRDAMLAALEKYMPKGTSWTKPEGGMFVWVTLPEGMDGAELLAKSLASERVAFVPGKAFFADGSNANTLRVSFSCANDQMIDEGIKRLGRLIAGATVDHHESLPIM from the coding sequence GTGCTTGATTGGGAACATATCTTCGCCAGCCGCTCCAGCCGGATGAAGGCTTCGGAAATTCGTGAACTGCTGAAACTCTTGGAACAGCCAGACATCATCTCGTTTGCAGGCGGGATTCCCGATCCTGCGCTGTTTCCTTCCGAGGCCTTCCAGAAGGCCTATGCGGATATCTTTTCGAGTGCGCAGGTAAACTCGGCGCTGCAGTATTCGGTCAGCGAAGGCTACAAGCCGCTGCGCGACTGGATCGTTGCCGATGTCGCCAAGATCGGCATCGACTGTACCGCCGATAACGTGTTCATCACGTCCGGGTCGCAGCAGGCGCTCGACTATCTGGGCAAGCTGTTCCTGTCGCCGAAGGATACGGCGCTCGTTACGTGGCCGACCTATCTCGGCGCGCTTTCGGCCTTCAACGCCTATGAGCCGAGCTATGACCAGCTGTCGCTCAACGGCAACCGCACGCCCGATGCCTATCGCGAGACGGCAGCCAAGGCGGGTGGTTCCGTGAAATTCGCCTATCTGTCGGCGGATTTCTCCAACCCGACGGGCGAGACGATCGATCTGGAGGGGCGCCGGAAGCTCCTGGCGCTTGCCGACGAGCTGGATATCGCCATCCTCGAAGACGCGGCCTACCAGAACCTGCGCTTCGATGGCGAGCCGGTATCGCCGATCCTTTCGCTCGATATCGCCCGCAAGGGCGGCATCGAGAACACCCGCACGATCTATAGCGGCAGCTTCTCCAAGACGCTGGCGCCGGGCCTGCGTGTCGGCTTCGTCATCGCGGCAATGCCGGTCATCCGCAAGCTGGTGCTGATGAAGCAGGCGGCCGACCTGCATTCCTCGACGATCAACCAGATCGCCGTCGAACATGTTGCCGTGCGCGGGTTCGACGAGCAGGTCGCCAAGATCAAGCGCGTCTATAGCGGACGCCGCGATGCGATGCTGGCTGCTCTTGAGAAATACATGCCGAAGGGAACCAGCTGGACGAAGCCGGAAGGTGGCATGTTTGTCTGGGTGACGCTGCCCGAGGGTATGGACGGCGCGGAGCTTCTGGCAAAATCGCTGGCAAGCGAGCGTGTTGCCTTCGTGCCGGGCAAGGCCTTTTTCGCCGATGGCAGCAATGCCAACACACTGAGGGTAAGCTTCTCCTGTGCCAACGACCAGATGATCGACGAGGGCATCAAGCGGCTCGGCCGGCTGATCGCCGGTGCCACGGTCGATCACCATGAAAGCCTGCCGATTATGTGA